A region from the Cryptococcus gattii WM276 chromosome H, complete sequence genome encodes:
- a CDS encoding vacuolar ATP synthase, putative (Similar to TIGR gene model, INSD accession AAW45529.1) — protein MVHDPRISDGQLAHINAAAAVREYAIEPRMDYRTVSAVNGPLVVLDNVSFPSYNEIVQLTLPDGTTRGGQVLEVSGKKAVVQVFEGTSGVDTKATRISFSGSSMKLAVSEDMLGRVFNGSGNPIDNGPKVFAEDYLDINGSPINPYSRIYPEEMIQTGISTIDTMNSIARGQKIPIFSAAGLPHNEIAAQICRQAGLVKRPGATKGVHDGHEDNFSIVFAAMGVNMETARFFKQDFEESGSISNSTLFVNLASDPTIERIITPRLALTTAEYFAYQLERHVLVVMTDMSSYADALREVSAAREEVPGRRGYPGYLYTDLATLYERAGRVEGRNGSITQVPILTMPNDDITHPIPDLTGYITEGQIFVDRQLHNRQIYPPINVLPSLSRLMKSAIGEKLTRKDHGDVSNQLYAKYAVGKDAASMKAVVGEEALSADDKLALEFLDRFEKEFVGQGAYEARTIFESLDIAWELLRIFPKESLNRISPKILAEFYARKPKGTAGAEQPEENKEENLIDA, from the exons ATGGTACACGACCCACGTATCTCAGACGGCCAACTCGCCCACATCAACGCG GCAGCAGCTGTCCGCGAGTATGCCATCGAGCCACGGATGG ACTACCGTACCGTCTCCGCCGTCAACGG TCCACTGGTCGTTCTCGACAATGTCTCG TTCCCCTCCTATAACGAAATCGTTCAGCTCACTTTACCCGATGGCACTACCCGAGGCGGCCAAGTGCTTGAAGTTAGCGGAAAGAAGGCTGTCGTCCAG GTGTTTGAAGGGACTTCTGGTGTAGACACTAAGGCGACTCGAATCTCCTTTTCCGGATCTTCCATGAAGCTGGCTGTCTCTGAGGATATGCTTGGGCGGGTGTTCAACGGTAGCGGTAACCCCATCGATAATGGACCAAAAGTCTTTGCCGAAGATTATCTCGACATCAACG GTTCACCTATCAATCCATACTCTCGAATCTACCCTGAAGAAATGATCCAAACTGGTATCTCTACCATTGACACTATG AACTCTATCGCTCGTGGACAAAAGATTCCAATCTTCTCTGCCGCCGGTCTCCCCCATAATGAA ATTGCCGCCCAAATCTGTCGACAAGCCGGTCTTGTCAAGCGTCCAGGTGCCACCAAGGGCGTCCACGACGGCCACGAGGACAATTTCTCCATCGTCTTCGCCGCTATGGGTGTCAATATGGAAACCGCCCGATTCTTCAAGCAAGACTTTGAGGAAAGTGGAAGTATCTCCAACTCTACCCTATTTGTTAACCTCGCTTCCGACCCTACCATCGAACGTATCATCACCCCTCGTCTCGCTCTTACCACCGCCGAGTACTTTGCTTATCAACTTGAGAGGCACGTGTTGGTCGTCATGACCGACATGTCGAGTTATGCCGATGCTCTTCGAGAAGTCTCTGCCGCCCGAGAGGAAGTGCCCGGTCGACGAGGTTACCCTGGTTACCTTTATACCGATTTGGCCACCCTTTACGAACGTGCCGGTCGAGTTGAGGGGAGGAACGGTTCCATCACCCAGGTTCCCATCTTGACCATGCCTAACGACG ATATTACCCACCCTATCCCCGATTTGACCGGTTATATCACGGAAGGCCAAATCTTTGTCGACCGTCAACTCCACAACCGTCAGATCTACCCACCCATCAACGTCCTTCCTTCATTATCCCGCCTGATGAAGAGCGCTATCGGCGAGAAGCTTACCCGCAAGGACCACGGTGACGTGTCCAACCAGCTT TATGCTAAGTATGCCGTTGGTAAGGATGCGGCTTCCATGAAGGCTGTCGTTGGTGAAGAAGCCTTGTCCGCAGACGATAAGCTCGCCCTCGAGTTTTTGGATAGGTTTGAAAAAGAGTTTGTTGGTCAAGGTGCTTATGAAGCTCGAACCATCTTTGAATCACTTGATATTGCTTGGGAGCTTTTGAGAATTTTCCCCAAGGAGTCTCTTAACCGAATCAGCCCCAAG ATTCTCGCCGAATTCTATGCGCGTAAGCCTAAGGGAACTGCTGGCGCTGAACAACCCGAAGAGAACAAGGAAGAGAATCTCATAGACGCGTAA
- a CDS encoding Hypothetical Protein (Similar to TIGR gene model, INSD accession AAW45390.1), which yields MLPIEEILITALKEHDYRDNNSVNVDEHIQQIKGQLDDPSSICPYSKSSTPLTVVSFKCLLQDTGYPMEVYLPGNIETSGNVDWSNLKERWVGWGVEIPGEQAWAKGDTDLSHGLQGLSIEPQPLPPSVHTKYPLPGQKGEYLGALLKVYDDASFKPASTHEFIGLLSYSPMPSNEPEEADIVPTIHVLSERQDAATHEVTPQDEETREELLDYLATAFNPPDRTAAEYLLLLLLSSPTARPTSLPVLGTLSLNFRHQASSTTSAFNSVISSVSPRVVPLPLTIPLLHSHPFSPNMTDTTGLNAGLLQLGEGTVLVVDEDAMGDGGALSEKALGNLKAMIDCVKDQKIKYEYPYMDGLKMDCAIRVAVLSQGKKSLLPVDVDIPLREDGTAPTKPPALEAFRSYLARYSSLTHASRLVIPEETSQLIQDHFVQERKSSAADAEETLKRRMKVARIVALSYPHATLNKGVWERAVRLDQEVAKRHTMS from the exons ATGCTGCCCATCGAAGAGATACTTATCACTGCTCTCAAGGAGCATGACTATCGTGATA ATAACTCTGTTAACGTTGACGAACACATTCAACAAATAAAGGGACAGCTAGACGACCCATCATCT ATCTGTCCTTACTCCAAATCATCCACCCCTCTCACAGTCGTCTCTTTCAAATGTCTTCTTCAGGATACCGGATACCCCATGGAAGTGTACCTTCCAGGAAATATCGAGACGTCAGGCAATGTAGACTGGAGTAATCTTAAAGAAAGATGGGTTGGCTGGGGCGTTGA GATCCCAGGGGAGCAGGCTTGGGCAAAGGGAGATACAGACCTCTCTCATGGTTTGCAAGGGCTCTCCATAGAGCCTCAGCCGCTTCCGCCATCTGTCCACACAAAATATCCTCTTCCAGGTCAAAAGGGTGAATATCTTGGAGCTTTATTAAAG GTCTACGACGATGCTTCTTTCAAACCTGCATCGACACACGAATTCATCGGATTATTATCTTATTCACCCATGCCTTCGAACGAACCCGAAGAAGCCGATATAGTGCCCACCATCCACGTTCTCTCTGAACGCCAGGATGCGGCTACTCATGAAGTCACACCTCAAGACGAAGAAACTCGTGAAGAATTGCTCGACTACCTGGCAACCGCATTCAACCCGCCAGACAGGACTGCGGCCGAATACCTTTTGCTCCTCCTTCTGTCCTCCCCCACTGCCCGTCCTACGTCTCTACCCGTGCTCGGTACACTGTCACTCAACTTTAGACATCAAGCCTCGTCCACAACCTCAGCCTTCAACTCGGTGATTTCCTCCGTCTCTCCCCGCGTCGTACCGCTTCCACTCACCATCCCCCTCCTACATTCTCACCCATTCTCTCCCAATATGACAGATACGACAGGTCTCAATGCCGGCCTTTTGCAACTCGGCGAGGGGACGGTGTTAGTGGTGGACGAAGATGCGATGGGTGACGGTGGTGCGCTCAGTGAAAAGGCGCTTGGCAACTTGAAAGCTATGATAGACTGCGTCAAGGACCAGAAAATCAAGTATGAATACCCTTATATGGATGGACTGAAGATGGACTGTGCTATCCGAGTGGCTGTGCTCAGTCAAGGCAAGAAGAGTTTGCTCCCT GTCGATGTAGATATTCCTCTCCGGGAAGACGGCACGGCGCCCACCAAACCCCCTGCTCTTGAAGCCTTCCGTTCATATCTTGCACGGTACTCTTCTCTTACCCACGCTTCCCGGCTGGTCATCCCCGAAGAGACTTCCCAGCTCATACAGGACCACTTTGTCCAAGAACGCAAGTCTAGCGCTGCCGATGCAGAAGAAACGTTGAAAAGGCGAATGAAAGTTGCGAGAATCGTCGCGTTATCTTACCCGCATGCCACACTGAACAAGGGTGTTTGGGAACGAGCAGTTAGATTAGATCAAGAAGTAGCCAAGCGTCACACAATGTCATGA
- a CDS encoding ribosylnicotinamide kinase (Similar to TIGR gene model, INSD accession AAW45388.1): MVSNPKYKVVVIGIGRGASCSGKTLLAKHIRRALPTDTAIIHQDDLCPPAEQVPYSKQYPDLQDWDDPESCILWPKLRALLRQVRETGRVGEHDTHDHLNKENKIEIDEQVFQRWQRGFEELTKQQREQGVELIWVIVDGFVLYYDKDIVDMLDIRIFLRVPYDVLKKRREERQVYVLQRGVWIDPPQYFDKIVWPGYLKAHAHVFEDPAVGELKQEWGPKGRDLHVINPGEGEEGMTEAFDKSCEAIVNGVKDGRGIFLA; the protein is encoded by the exons ATGGTCTCCAATCCAAAATATAAAGTTGTAGTAATAGGTATTGG TAGAGGAGCAAGTTGCTCTGGCAAGACCTTGCTCGCCAAGCACATCCGCCGAGCTCTACCCACAGACACTGCTATCATCCATCAGGACGACCTCTGTCCC CCCGCAGAGCAAGTGCCATATTCGAAACAGTATCCAGATCTCCAAGATTGGGATGATCCCGAATCTTGCATCTTATGGCCTAAATTACGCGCTCTGCTTCGGCAAGTACGCGAAACGGGTCGTGTAGGGGAGCACGATACACATGACCATCTTAATAAGGAGAATAAGATTGAGATAGACGAGCAGGTCTTTCAGAGATGGCAGCGAGGGTTTGAGGAGTTGACAAAACAGCAGAGGGAGCAAGGTGTGGAGTTGATTTGGGTCATCGTGGATGGTTTTGTGCTGTACTACGACAAG GATATCGTGGATATGCTTGATATCCGCATTTTCCTTCGTGTCCCTTACGATGTCCTTAAAAAACGAAGAGAGGAGCGTCAAGTCTACGTCCTTCAAC GAGGCGTCTGGATTGACCCGCCACAATATTTCGACAAGATTGTTTGGCCGGGTTATCTCAAGGCACATGCACATGTATTTGAGGATCCTGCGGTTGGAGAGTTGAAGCAGGAATGGGGGCCCAAAGGAAGGGATTTACATGTCATCAACCCAGGAgagggggaggaagggatgaCCGAGGCCTTCGACAAGAGTTGCGAGGCGATTGTGAACGGTGTAAAGGACGGAAGAGGGATATTCCTAGCTTAA
- a CDS encoding Hypothetical Protein (Similar to TIGR gene model, INSD accession AAW45386.1) yields MSDGRLNRTPTHRYLAFGNNLCRQLDYRGPLVLKEPKDITDCLQGWQGIVWYSYACTIAQNSAGEWYGWGVDPLVSRDEPKKLEFNGKQYTRIIGYARPVAFLQGDGHVINQEGQRSVKVWNDVVVTELGPTYGYRQQDGIYYFESLQDLLDHENPFGPLEHPLLHRKAPLELFAAESQVYILTQGEMPHLFEAIDARALPPGLRQTCKDPVQVKLVEDFEGLGVTKLVTGSANRFLALTEGGDAYLLAYNSEPEMIKVPNEEEVRLAGVGPDFMVVVTENSIYVQGSNSFGQLGLLGDDRQEFIKLDAGEFKAEQIENIYTSRWSTILCIKR; encoded by the exons ATGTCTGATGGTCGCCTCAATAGAACCCCGACTCATCGGTATTTGGCTTTTGGCAATAACCTCTGTCGGCAACTAGACTACCGTGGACCTCTTGTCCTCAAGGAGCCAAAAGACATTACGGACTGTTTACAAGGCTGGCAAGGGATTGTCTGGTACTCTTATGCATGCACGATAGCTCAGA ATTCGGCCGGGGAATGGTATGGATGGGGGGTGGACCCATTGGTATCAAGAGATGAACCTAAAAAGCTAGAGTTCAATGGGAAACAATACACTCGGATTATTGGGTATGCCAGACCTGTTGCTTTTCTGCAAGGAGACGGCCATGTTATCAACCAAGAGGGACAAAGATCAGTCAAGGTCTGGAATGATGTTGTGGTTACGGAATTAGGCCCCACATATGGGTATAGAC AGCAAGATGGTATTTATTATTTTGAATCTTTGCAAGATTTGCTGGACCACGAGAACCCTTTTGGACCTCTCGAacatcctcttcttcatcgaaAAGCTCCGCTCGAACTCTTTGCTGCCGAGTCGCAAGTGTATATCCTTACTCAAGGGGAAATGCCACACTTGTTCGAGGCGATAGATGCTCGcgctcttcctcctggTCTTCGCCAAACTTGCAAAGACCCAGTTCAGGTCAAGCTTGTTGAGGATTTTGAAGGACTGGGAGTGACAAAGCTCGTAACCGGGTCGGCCAACCGCTTTCTAGCTTTGACTGAAGGCGGGGACGCGTATCTTTTAGCTTACAACTCTGAACCAGAGATGATCAAAGTTCCcaacgaagaagaagtgcGGTTGGCTGGGGTGGGCCCGGATTTTATGGTAGTCGTTACAGAGAACAGTATATATGTTCAAGGGTCAA ATTCATTCGGACAGCTGGGATTGCTTGGAGATGATCGACAAGAGTTTATAAAGCTAGATGCAGGGGAATTTAAGGCTGAACAGATTGAAAACATCTATACATCGCGATGGTCTACAATATTATGTATCAAAAGATGA
- a CDS encoding ferric reductase transmembrane component 2 precursor, putative (Similar to TIGR gene model, INSD accession AAW45651.1), with amino-acid sequence MTVTGSTSAEVAASSYVPPYKATTSYAQSPEVTGSVTSALPVNPTVSSSAISGVDYATAYLEAHMMSWPSYRYAYLFWIILAGLAAIYALSHHLRLSAGSLGAGYSKWGMRRKGLGSKDGRRGTILPSNNILLSIAFLIVLSVVLCLVGYDYINPSSATLNFASYQKRGFVPYGISKTFWTLGNRFGYMAFAMTPLVVLFALKAPPFAFLSLRPLTHLYYDKLALFHRAAAWLVWSFTTVHTILWTIQLFRDKRDGRAVWFTIWNSYHFIFGCIAYGLMTAVMVLSLKPVRKHGFEFFYIAHVVLVFLTIQLSSSGVVREVSYGQYSYPKQDFKQNGSYSTPQRNPGNAYDDKSLPQPPSMHRSQTGDVSEFGASKSQIGYDEGSLQPLGSYDARYSNIDPTATSPPYHERVKSVANSIPPNLPIYMPTTIPIGHAQAQLLPSRTVRLTIRVARPFHWAPGQSVLLYLPELSWFQSHPFTILNNDPNEIMLLVKARKGLTRRLFNYVRKRSLAAIGINSVKDRRISLPSMRTSSGESNLYVPPIFLKAWVDGPMGSSERVRWKDHSSVVVVCGGSGVSFGAAICEHVCMSIKNQIGKTRRIRFCWVVREYAEIAWVAGQLRRCQDMVSADQLQIDIFVTKGQRLKDDFAPPQPVFARGGTHSREASVGSVASEMSVDSSSADRDEAVENTLKESYADVIDLTNYEDEEDVNDPAENRLSNKLEQQGKLRRARSRKIAKRKSAAKLPRTPSYPPSRFQSMYSYDNPEESYAPINLGYGHSPASSLYDPFQESRIPTVHSSIAMSPSASQSMLVHSASQSMLSNSTSLSMLPTSPPFNPQHDKRQSIRSVPDSTNTGNDPFVAGSSQEHGSSSVGHSTLTDETQGAYPGDPFRDIQNALSRTSRTQSMVLLENSGADPNEDAGLWIDEADYAAMCIMSEMARAGKPKLSAVLEEEIEIALGSLIVATCGPVTLNTVVRNLVSKSISPSRIHRGDKRGHIIVYSEDYEE; translated from the exons ATGACAGTCACCGGCTCTACTTCGGCAGAAGTAGCTGCTTCATCCTACGTACCCCCTTACAAGGCAACGACATCATACGCTCAAAGTCCTGAGGTTACAGGTTCCGTCACTAGCGCCCTACCC GTGAACCCCACTGTATCATCTTCTGCGATATCAGGAGTGGACTATGCGACCGCATATTTGGAGGCTCATATGATGAG CTGGCCATCATACCGGTATGCTTACCTGTTCTGGATCATACTCGCAGGCCTTGCTGCCATCTATGCTCTTTCACATCATCTAAGGTTATCAGCAGGCTCCCTCGGCGCGGGATATTCGAAATGGGGTATGCGACGGAAAGGTTTGGGCTCCAAAGACGGGCGGAGAGGAACAATTTTGCCGAGTAATAACATTTTGCTGTCAATCGCCTTCCTCATTGTCCTTTCCGTAGTTCTCTGCTTAGTAGGCTACGACTACATCAACCCTTCTTCAGCAACACTCAACTTTGCGTCATATCAGAAGCGAGGATTTGTGCCCTACGGTATTAGCAAGACCTTTTGGACGTTAGGAAATCGATTTGGATATATGGCCTTTGCCATGACTCCTCTCGTAGTTCTTTTCGCTCTCAAAGCGCCCCCATTCGCCTTTTTGTCCCTTCGCCCACTTACGCATCTGTACTATGACAAGCTCGCACTGTTTCATCGTGCCGCCGCTTGGTTGGTCTGGTCATTTACCACCGTTCACACAATCTTGTGGACGATCCAACTGTTCAGAGACAAGCGTGATGGCAGGGCTGTATGGTTCACTATCTGGAATAGCTACCACTTCATCTTTGGCTGCATTGCCTACGGGTTGATGACAGCGGTGATGGTGCTGAGTCTAAAGCCTGTCCGAAAACATGGTTTTGAA TTCTTCTACATTGCGCACGTGGTGCTTGTCTTTTTAACCATC CAGCTCTCATCCTCTGGGGTTGTGAGAGAAGT ATCATATGGCCAGTACTCTTACCCCAAACAAGATTTCAAGCAAAACGGCTCATATTCGACTCCTCAGCGCAACCCTGGTAATGCCTATGACGATAAAAGTCTTCCTCAACCACCGTCAATGCATCGTTCACAGACCGGAGATGTGAGCGAATTTGGTGCTTCTAAAAGCCAAATTGGTTATGACGAAGGCTCGTTGCAGCCCCTCGGCTCATATGATGCTCGTTACAGTAACATTGACCCAACCGCTACCTCTCCACCGTATCATGAGAGAGTCAAATCGGTCGCGAATAGCATCCCGCCCAATCTGCCTATCTACATGCCCACAACCATCCCTATCGGTCATGCCCAAGCGCaacttcttccttccagGACTGTCCGCTTGACGATCCGAGTGGCTAGACCATTCCATTGGGCCCCCGGACAAAGCGTTCTCCTTTATCTTCCCGAGCTATCCTGGTTTCAGTCACATCCGTTTACAATTCTTAATAACGACCCGAACGAGATCATGTTGCTCGTCAAGGCACGAAAAGGTCTTACAAGGCGTTTGTTCAATTACGTCCGTAAGCGTTCTCTGGCTGCCATTGGTATCAACAGCGTCAAAGATAGACGCAtctcccttccttccatGCGTACCAGTAGTGGCGAGAGTAATCTATACGTACCACCAATTTTCTTGAAGGCCTGGGTCGACGGTCCTATGGGTTCATCGGAACGAGTAAGGTGGAAAGATCATTCATCCGTTGTGGTAGTGTGTGGTGGATCAGGTGTCAGTTTCGGAGCTGCAATCTGTGAGCATGTCTGTATGTCCATCAAGAATCAAATTGGCAAAACTAGACGAATAAGGTTTTGCTGGGTTGTGAGAGAGTATGCTGAGATTGCCTGGGTCGCGGGTCAGTTAAGGCGGTGTCAGGATATGGTCTCGGCGGATCAGCTTCAAATTGATATCTTTGTGACCAAAGGTCAACGACTCAAGGACGATTTTGCGCCCCCGCAACCTGTCTTTGCTCGAGGCGGCACTCATTCTCGAGAAGCTTCGGTCGGTTCAGTTGCAAGTGAGATGAGCGTGgactcttcttctgctgaTCGAGATGAAGCAGTGGAGAATACACTGAAGGAGAGTTATGCGGATGTCATTGACTTGACGAATtatgaggatgaagaggatgtgAATGACCCTGCAGAGAACCGACTTTCTAACAAACTTGAACAACAAGGGAAATTGAGGCGTGCGAGATCTCGAAAGATTGCCAAACGGAAATCAGCAGCAAAATTGCCACGAACACCATCTTATCCGCCATCGAGGTTCCAGTCAATGTACTCGTATGACAATCCCGAAGAATCTTATGCTCCTATCAACCTAGGATATGGACACTCTCCTGCTAGCAGTCTCTACGACCCTTTCCAAGAATCCCGTATACCAACCGTCCATTCATCTATCGCCATGTCTCCTTCCGCTTCCCAATCCATGTTAGTTCATTCTGCTTCTCAATCCATGTTATCCAATTCCACTTCTCTCTCCATGCTCCCCACTAGCCCTCCTTTCAACCCTCAACACGACAAACGTCAATCAATCCGATCTGTACCTGACTCGACGAATACCGGCAACGATCCGTTTGTGGCTGGCTCAAGCCAAGAGCATGGAAGCTCTTCTGTCGGCCATTCTACTTTGACGGATGAAACTCAGGGGGCTTATCCTGGTGATCCGTTTAGGGATATTCAAAATGCGCTTTCGAGAACATCACGAACACAAAGTATGGTTCTTCTCGAGAATTCAGGAGCAGATCCAAATGAAGACGCAGGGTTGTGGATTGATGAAGCGGATTACGCGGCTATGTGTATAATGAGCGAAATGGCCAGAGCGGGGAAGCCGAAATTATCAGCAGtgttggaagaggagattgagaTTGCGTTGGGCAGTTTAATTGTAGCAA CTTGTGGCCCAGTCACGCTTAACACGGTGGTCCGAAACCTTGTATCGAAGAGCATTTCCCCATCACGCATTCATCGTGGTGATAAACGTGGTCATATTATAGTGTATAGCGAAGATTACGAAGAATGA
- a CDS encoding uncharacterized protein (Similar to TIGR gene model, INSD accession AAW45384.1): MSAPPPRLPRPLHIHSSASCTDDDGLSSDDDEAIFFGAHKPEEAHLVAKLSAAIQPPAPFIPRVKKRDSREFLRRKTLLLTADKRNHKSLSLSAQDSARLYQSQLSDDEESCATPARFARPASISTPSQMGQDPSDLTLKFETWHLSTPRNDESESEEGGSDKENVPIPLISGVQGPVEAVSFEDLGMERHGILDLQGGGNDDMPQLNMGGLKLSDFADQESGVIFQGLDILDEFHLEDVTENIMAQPAESPKDYQPARSSTPLQPDESNLLDFDSPLEVARAGPVAIPVLSSHQFTCIRAEVGSPCRNLPPSPLISAPIAQENTSVKLANLESPSHQPPSLATPSRVTALPPADLVQRGAKTLKASTIKHAPAAAAAAVDTKKAAALKSAIRGQLDSAVLARINNPVASTQKNVPGSHTSSSSLAASKTFSENSLDENKSKQALPLQPRPEPRLVKIPISKPTAAVPLLSSSSTVNRTIPRPALLPPSKTSLPRPKSTLHTKTTSMLPPPSSIPLKRPASSQTNITSTRHTTTIPQSITRPSHAHSSGITFSKPLLGQPGRVFREPSTPLQVAPLFSVGVGVGDHSSSTMSMSRIALKSPAKQNLFKKPLGENHTPRKLGTPMRFGTPRQGQGGMFSLSIGACCPAPTPTPTPLSASVHAPITTTSANTSSKENRSPPVSNVASHDDSPPASHTRHAEEAAAGAILTPPSSSSRTSTRSSDSNRVNESQQEVSQPTPSSPSPQRPARTKRSTLTKSTAAKKPPSSKRPNPKSPKSATTTVSTPIAAPALTEKQLKTTTARNTARNQVYHCAIDRKIIRQLGPRPPSPTSKIRTTSEREEADKKKSRETRAKRRMGIHSEEEKEKGQQVIEKLEVAKAPGDEDDWTYKTPQRPLKRARRTSEADEHHDDDGDAEEERKKLRWDRVVSVIRDDGNASGSNKSSDDGKEKDGEELKSCIKTKVPLDEHGNVLDAQRPVDNLKRTRVVVTAVFYDGEEPVPAPATATRSKKK, encoded by the exons CAGCGAGGCTGTATCAGTCGCAGTTGagtgatgatgaagagTCCTGCGCCACACCTGCCAGATTCGCCCGCCCGGCATCCATATCGACGCCCAGTCAAATGGGACAGGATCCCTCAGACCTCACTCTAAAGTTTGAGACTTGGCACCTGTCAACACCTCGGAACGACGAGTCCGAGTCTGAAGAGGGAGGTAGCGATAAAGAGAATGTCCCTATCCCACTTATTTCTGGCGTGCAAGGACCTGTAGAGGCAGTTTCGTTTGAGGACCTTGGCATGGAGAGACATGGTATCCTGGATCTGCAAGGTGGTGGCAACGATG ACATGCCGCAGCTCAATATGGGAGGACTGAAACTGTCAGACTTTGCGGACCAAGAATCAGGTGTGATATTCCAAGGTCTGGATATTCTTGACGAGTTCCATCTTGAAGACGTCACCGAAAATATCATGGCTCAACCAGCAGAATCGCCTAAAGACTATCAGCCCGCAAGGTCATCCACACCCTTGCAACCAGACGAATCAAACCTGTTGGATTTCGATTCTCCACTCGAAGTAGCCCGTGCGGGCCCCGTTGCCATTCCAGTCCTCTCCTCGCACCAGTTTACTTGCATCCGAGCAGAAGTCGGTTCGCCATGTCGTAACCTCCCGCCATCGCCCCTCATCAGTGCACCCATAGCGCAAGAGAACACCTCGGTCAAACTGGCAAATCTCGAAAGTCCTTCGCATCAGCCACCTAGCTTGGCGACCCCATCTCGTGTCACCGCATTACCTCCTGCAGACCTTGTTCAGCGCGGCGCAAAAACCCTCAAAGCCTCTACGATCAAGCATGCTCCTGCTGCCGCTGCCGCTGCAGTAGACACCAAAAAGGCGGCCGCTTTGAAGAGTGCGATCAGGGGCCAGCTGGATTCAGCCGTGTTGGCTAGGATAAACAACCCAGTCGCATCCACGCAAAAAAATGTACCTGGATCACATACAAGCTCATCGTCTCTCGCCGCTTCCAAAACGTTTTCTGAAAATTCTCTCGATGAAAACAAGTCCAAGCAGGCCTTACCACTCCAACCTAGACCCGAGCCAAGACTCGTCAAAATACCCATCTCCAAACCGACTGCCGCTGTACCCCTactatcatcatcatccactGTCAACCGCACCATCCCCAGACCCGCGTTATTACCACCCAGCAAAACATCTTTACCCCGCCCTAAATCTACCTTGCATACCAAAACGACAAGCATGCTCCCACCCCCATCCTCCATCCCGCTCAAGCGTCCAGCGTCTTCCCAGACCAACATCACGAGCACGAGACATACCACTACCATCCCCCAATCCATCACTCGCCCATCGCATGCTCATTCGTCAGGCATCACGTTTAGCAAACCGTTGCTCGGCCAGCCTGGCCGTGTCTTTCGAGAACCATCGACGCCCCTCCAAGTAGCGCCCCTATTCTCGGTTGGCGTGGGAGTGGGCGATCATTCGTCGTCGACGATGAGTATGAGCAGAATTGCACTCAAGTCGCCCGCAAAGCAGAATTTATTCAAAAAGCCCTTGGGCGAGAACCATACCCCCAGAAAG CTCGGTACGCCAATGAGGTTTGGGACGCCGAGACAAGGGCAAGGGGGAATGTTCTCGCTTTCCATAGGTGCTTGCTGTCCCGCTCCAACTCCAACCCCTACTCCTTTATCAGCATCCGTCCATGCGCCTATAACCACCACCTCAGCCAATACATCGTCCAAGGAAAACAGATCGCCGCCCGTTTCAAATGTTGCATCGCACGATGATAGCCCACCCGCGAGCCATACAAGACATGCGGAAGAAGCTGCCGCCGGTGCGATATTGACTccaccttcctcctcttctcgaACCTCTACCAGGTCGTCTGATTCAAATAGAGTGAATGAATCTCAGCAAGAGGTATCCCAGCCCACACCATCTTCCCCATCACCCCAGCGTCCTGCCCGCACTAAACGGTCAACATTGACCAAATCCACCGCCGCCAAAAAACCACCATCCTCTAAACGCCCCAACCCCAAATCACCTAAATCAGCCACCACCACCGTATCGACTCCCATTGCGGCCCCCGCTCTAACTGAGAAACAGCTCAAGACCACCACCGCGCGCAATACCGCACGGAACCAAGTCTACCACTGCGCAATCGACCGGAAAATCATCCGTCAACTCGGTCCGCGCCCGCCCAGTCCCACCTCCAAAATCCGTACAACCTCGGAACGAGAAGAGGCTGATAAAAAAAAGAGCCGTGAAACCCGTGCGAAGCGACGGATGGGGATACAcagtgaagaagaaaaggagaaggggcAGCAGGTGATCGAAAAGCTAGAGGTGGCGAAAGCTCCCGGGGACGAGGATGATTGGACGTACAAGACGCCTCAGCGGCCTTTAAAACGAGCGAGGAGGACAAGTGAAGCAGATGAACAtcatgatgatgatggtgatgccgaggaggagaggaagaaatTACGATGGGATAGAGTTGTCTCGGTGATCAGGGATGATGGAAATGCAAGTGGGAGTAACAAGTCTTCGGATGatgggaaagaaaaggatggtgaagaaTTGAAAAGCTGTATCAAGACCAAA GTACCTCTTGACGAGCATGGCAATGTTTTGGATGCGCAGAGACCTGTTGATAATCTCAAACGAACAAGAGTTGTGGTCACTGCAGTGTTTTATGACGGAGAAGAACCAGTTCCTGCACCTGCAACAGCTACGCGatcaaagaagaagtaa